GCCCGATAAAGGTGATGCCGTGGGCTTCCAGGATATCGGCAAACTTGGCGTTCTCCGACAGAAAACCATAGCCGGGGTGCACGGCATCGGCGCCGGTGATCTCGCATGCGGCGACGATCTGGTGGATGTTGAGATAGCTCTCGCGCGAGGAGGGCGGACCGATGCAGACACTTTCATCGGCAAGGCGCACATGCATGGCATCGGCGTCGGCGGTGGAATGCACCACGACGCAGGCGATGCCGAGCTCCTTGCAGGCCCGAAGCACGCGAAGGGCGATTTCCCCGCGATTGGCGATGAGGATTTTCGAAATCATGGGCTTGGGCCTATTCGATGACGACGAGGGCTTGGCCGTATTCGACGGGATGTCCGTCGTCGACGAGGATCTCGGTCACCTTGCCTGCCTTCGGTGAAGGAATCTGGTTCATCGTCTTCATCGCTTCGATGATGATGAGCGTCTGGCCTTCCTTGACGGTGGCGCCGATTTCGATGAACGGACGTGCGCCCGGAGCCGGTGCCATATAGACGGTGCCGACCATCGGCGCATTAACGACATTCGCCGGGTTGCGGCCGGGTGCTGCGGCGGGCGCGGCAGCGGCGGCTGCCGGAGTGGCGGCTGCTGCCGGAGCGGCAAAGGCCGGTGCAGCGATCGGCGCCTGGACGTATTGCGGCGTGCCGCCGCGCGAAACGCGGATGCGCAAGTCGTCCTGCTCTACCTCGATCTCCGTCAGATCCGTCTCGTTGAGGATGTTGGCGAGATCGCGGATCAGTGCCTGATCGATACCCGATTTCTTTTCAGCCATGGTGTTGCCCTGTCTTCTTCTTATGCCGTGATGTTCTTCAGCGCATGCAGCGCCAGGATGTAGCTGTGAGCCCCGAAGCCGCAAATCACGCCCTTGCATGCCGGCGCGATGATCGACTTGTGGCGGAATTCTTCCCGTGCATGGACGTTGGACATGTGGAGCTCGACGACGGGAATGGAAATAGCGCGGATCGCGTCGTGCAGCGCGAGTGACGTATGCGTGTAGGCGGCTGCATTGATGGCGACGCCGGCGGCCTTTTCGTCGGCCTCGTGGAGCCAGTCCACAAGCGTGCCTTCGTGGTTGCTCTGACGGAAGTCGATATCAAAGCCGAGTTCGCGCCCCTCTACCTTGCAGTCTGCCTCGACGTCCTTGAGCGTCTTGCTCCCATAAATCCCGGGCTCTCGTTTGCCCAGCATGTTCAGGTTTGGCCCGTTCAGGACAAAAATCGTTTGCGTCATCGAATGTTCCGTAAATGCACGACGGCAACCTATAGACTCCGCGAGGGCTGAATGAAAGCCCTTACGGGTTGGCCGACAGGAATCGCGCCACATTTGTCCACATGGCTGAAACGCTTCGATTTTGGCGATTTGATGAGCGGCCGGTCGGCTGCCCGCTTCCTTAGCAGACGGTCTTGCCGCAGCTGCGCATGTTCTTGACCTTGGCTTCGAGATCGTCGAGCCCGACGGCGCCCGGGACCAGCTCGTTGCCGATCACATAAGAGGGCGTGCCGCTGATGCCGAGGCTGGAGGCCAGCTGATAGGTCGCCTGAACGATCCCATCGTTCGGGCTCTTGGCCATCTCGGCACGAACCTTGTCTTCGCTGACGCCGAGAGAGGCTGCGACGGCGATCGCACTGTCTTCCGAGGCGCGGCCTTCGCTGCTGAGAAGGGCCACATGGAAATCGGCATATTTCGCAGGCGCCAGCCTGCGGAAGGCGTCGGCCACTTTGTGGGCGGCAACCGAATCCGGCCCGAGGATCGGGAATTCCTTGAGCACGAAGCGGACGTTCGTGTCCTTCTTCAGCATCGCCTGCATGTCGGGAAGCGCGTGGCGGCAGTAGGTGCAATTATAATCGAAGAATTCGACGACGGTCACGTCGCCCTTGGGATTGCCGAGCGTGACGTCATCTTTTGAATTGAAGATGTTCGCGGTGTTCTCCTCGATCGCCATATTGGCCTTCACCAGCCGCGCGGCTTCCTGCTTCTTCTGCAGCGCCTCCTGGACGTCGAGCATGATCTCCGGATTTTCGATCAGATATTGCTTGATGAATTCGCCGAACTCCTTCTTCTGCTGATCGTCGAGCGCTGCCGCCGGTAACGGGAGCGCGATCGAAGCGGCAAGCGCCAGTGCGGTGAAGCTTTTCGGGAAGAAGGCCATGATATCCTCGTCATCGGCGATATGGTCTTGGTCGAGAAAACCTTCGCCGGGTTATGGACTCGAACGCGTCGCGTCAAGGTACGGGGTGTCGAGTTCTGTTCAAACAGGAATTTTCATCCCTGCGCTGCCCTCGCGGGATTGTGATGACCCGATTAATGCGGCAATTGTCTGGCCAATATCGAAGAAGCCGAGCGAGAAGCGATCTTGTTTTCCATATCGAAACGCAGCGAAGTCGAGCCTTTTCATGCCATGGACGTGTTGGCGGAGGCGACGAAGCGGCGGGCAGCCGGCCACGCCGTCATCTCGATGGCGGTCGGCCAGCCCTCGCATCCCGCGCCTCGAGCTGCGCTCGAAGCGGCACGCGCCGCCCTTGTCGAAGGCCGGATCGGTTATACGGATGCGCTGGGGACGGCGCGGCTGAAATCCGCGCTTGCCTGGCACTACAGGGACCGTCACGGCCTGGATATCGATCCCAAGCGCATCGCAATAACCACAGGTTCGTCTGCAGGGTTCAATCTTGCCTTTCTGTCGCTTTTCGATGCCGGCGATGCCGTGGCGATCGCAAGACCGGGTTATCCCGCTTATCGCAACATTTTGGGCGCGCTGGGGCTGGAGGCTCTCGAAGTGCCGGTGACGGCCGAGACCCACTTCACCCTGACACCTGAGAGCCTCGAGGCGGCGCAGCAGCAAAGCGGCGTCAGGCTCAAGGGCGTGCTGCTTGCGAGCCCCGCCAATCCGACCGGCACTGTGACCGGCCGTGACGGGTTGAAGGCGCTTGCGGATTACTGCGCGGCCCAATCCATCGCCTTGATCTCCGATGAGATCTATCATGGGCTGACCTTCGCGGGGGAGGAGGCGAGCGCGCTTGAGCTGACCGACGAGGCGATCGTCGTCAACTCCTTCTCCAAATATTACTGCATGACCGGCTGGCGAATCGGCTGGATGGTGCTGCCCGAGCGCCTGGTGCGGCCGATCGAGCGGGTGGCGCAGAGCCTCTATATCTCGCCGCCCGAGCTCTCCCAGATCGCAGCGGTGGCCGCGCTTGGCGCAAGCGAAGAGCTCGATCATGTCAAGGCGAGCTATGCGGCAAATCGCGCACTGCTGCTCGACCGCCTGCCCAAGATCGGCCTTGCGCCCGCTTCGCCGATGGACGGCGCCTTCTACGCCTATGTCGATGTCTCGCGCTTCACCAATGACAGCATGGGTTTTGCCAAACGCATGCTCGCAGAAATCAACGTCGCGGCGACGCCGGGCCTGGATTTCGATCCGCTGGAGGGACATCGAACCTTGCGTCTCTCTTATGCGGGTTCGCAAGGAGAGATCGCTGAGGCGTTGGAGCGGATAGCAGTTTGGCTGAGGTAGGGCTGCGGGGGCAGGCAGTTGCTTGCCCACCTGCTCCTTAAATTAGCTACGCGGCGAAAACAGCGAGGCCAGCGTCGAGGCGGGCTTGTTGTTCATCCGCGGCACCACCACGAGCTGCTTGATCTCGCCGCGTTTGTAGGCGGCCAGGAAGCGCTTGTAATCCTTGAAGGAAACGCAGCCGTTGGAATCGCCGTTCTTGCCGAGCATGTAGGTGTGGGCAAGCAGGCCGACACGGTCATAGATGGCATCCGAGCCTTCCACCGGTGTCAAGCGCAGCGCTTCGACACCGTGAAAGAGGGCCTCGCGCATCGTGAGGACATAGGTATGCGGCGGCGTTGGTCCGCGCATCTTCTTGTTCGCATAGCGCGGGTTGTCGCGCATCTTTCCGAGACCGGAATGAGCCTCCAGCCGTTCGCCATTCGGCAGGTAGACAGTGCTGTTTTCGATATCATAGATCGCGATACCCGCCCGCAGTTTCGGCGAGAAGACCGGCTTGTCGTAGCGTGGCACGGCATCGTCCTCATCGTCCTCGATCGGCGAGTTTGGCTGGGCATAGGCCAGGACAGGCCCGGCAGAGCGCTGCGCCCCTTTGACGGCCGGCGCCGGTTTGCCGATGAGTCCATCCGGACGCGCCATCGGCAACGGCACGGAACCTGCATCGGGCGACAGGACGAGAGCGAAGGGTTGATCCTCTGCCGCTGCGACCTCCACCGGTGCGGCGGTCCTCACAGGAGAGGCGACCGGCTCGATCGGGGCGGGCGCGATCTGCCGGGGGTCGGCATCGGCCAGCGCGAGCATCGCCTGGAGTTGGGCCGCGGCGACGGCCTCCTTTGACGGAACGATGATCCGGTTGCCGTCGTCTTCAATCTCTGCCGAGGCGAGTTCGACCGGCGGCGGCGCGATCGCATCATCCTTGCGGAACTTGGCGCTATCGGAAATCGCGGCGACGACAGGTTGCTCGGCGGCCATGACGAGCCGATTGTTCTTCGCAAGAGCCGCCAATGCCGTTGCGGCAGCGGCAGTCTTTTCGGCGTGAGACTGGATGAGACTTGCGGTCAGCGGCATCTTCGGCTTCGCGTCGAAGGCGGTCAGCCGGTCACCCTTGCCGACATGGATCAACCTCTCAAGGCGAGTTGACGGCGTCACCTTCGGGGCGGCCCCGATCTGTGCCAGGCTATCGGCTGGAGAGAGGGGCCCGGCCACCGAATGCATCGTTGCCAAGGTCGCGATCAGCCATGTTGAGGTTAAAAGCCCGGCGCCGACGACACCGTAAAGAAAACCACGAGATCTGCGCGAACGCAAAGCAGATCCGCTAAGAGGGGCGACGTTATCCAACGTCCCTACCGCAAACGCCATACTACACTCGTCTTTCAAACTCGCTACGCAGGCCGGCGGCACTGACTGACTAAAACTTCGCCGGGGCCGGTAAAGGCGCAAAGGGGCCGAATTTAGACCGGTTGCGACTTCCGACTGTTTCGCGAGGATGACGAATTATGGTTTCTAATTTGTTTACGCGATATCGCTGTTTCTTAGGATGTCTCAAAAAGAGATGCCTGCCGGCGTCTCAGGTGCGTTCCATCACATAACTTCCCGGTGCTTCTTCGATCGCGTTCAGCGCATCGCCGCCGGGCTTGCGCGCTGCAACGCGTCTGCCGTCATGCGTCTCTATCCAGGCTTGCCAATGTGGCCACCATGATCCGGGCGTCTCGCTCGCCTGCTCGAGCCAGGTCTCGTATTCGCCCTTGGCCGGGCCGCCCGTCCAGAATTGATATTTCCTCTTGTCGGGCGGGTTGACGACGCCGGCGATATGTCCCGAGCCGGTGACAACAAATTCCACCTTGCCGCCGAAGAACCGGCTGCCGAGGAAAACCGACTTGGCGGGGGCGATGTGATCCTCGCGCGTGGCGAGATTATAGATCGGGATCTTCACGTCTTTCAGAGATATGCGCTTGCCGTCGAGAATCATCTCGTTCTGCGTCAGCGCGTTGCGAAGATAGCAATTGCGAAGGTAGAAGGCATGGTTTGCCGCCGCCATGCGGGTCGAATCGGCGTTCCAGAACAATAGGTCGAAGGGCAGGGGCTCCTGGCCCTTGAGGTAGCTGTTGACGAAATAAGGCCAGATCAGCTCGGACGCACGCAGCATGTTGAAAGCCATCGACATCTTCGAACCGTCGAGATAGCCGGCCGCCTGCATATGCTCTTCGAGCGCGGCCAGTTGCTCCTCGTCGACGAAGACCTTGAGGTCGCCCGCATGGGTGAAATCGACCTGAGTGGTGAAGAGCGTGGCGGTCTTGATCCGCTTGTTCTTCTCCTTTGCGTGCAGCGCCAGCGTTGCCGCGAGCAACGTGCCGCCGACACAGTAGCCGACGGCGTTGACCTCCTTCTCCCCGGTCGCCTTTTCGATCGTCTCCAGCGCGAAATCGATGCCCTCTCGGGCATAGGCGGCCCAGTCCTTCTCGGCGTGGCGCCCATCCGGGTTGACCCAGGAAATGACGAAGACCGTCTGCCCCTGGTCGACGCACCATTTGATGAAGGATTTCTGCGGGTTGAGGTCGAGAATGTAGAACTTGTTGATCCAGGGCGGGCAGATCAGCAATGGCCGTTTCAGCACCGTCTCGGTCGAGGCTTCGTACTGGATGATCTGGCAGATATCGTTCTGGGCGATCACCTTGCCCGGCGTCAACGCCATGTCGCGCCCGACGGCGAATTTCGTCATGTCGGTCTGGCGAAGGCGAAGCTCGCCCTTTCCGGCAGCAATGTCCTCGGCGAGCATTTTCATGCCGCGCACCAGGTTTTCGCCGTTGCTCGCGATGGTCTCGCGATAAAGCTGTGGGTTGGTAGCGATGAAGTTGCTCGGCGAAAGGGCTGCCGTGATCTGCTTCACGTAGAATCCCGCCTTGTGCTTGGTGTGCTCGTCGAGGCCGTCGGTCTCCGACACCAGCTTGTCCACCCAGTCACTCGTGACGAAATAGACCTGGCGGAGGAAATCGAAGAACGGATTTTTCTGCCAATCCTCATCCGAAAAGCGCTTGTCCTTGCGGGTGTCGGGCTCGGGCGGCAGGGGCTCGCCCTGCATCCCACGCGTGCCCTGCATGCGCTGCATCGAGCGCATCCAGATGCCGAAGAAGGACGACATCAGCTGAGTCTGCGCCTCGAAGGTGCGGCGGGGATCGGAAATCCAGTATTCGCTGATCTTGGAAAGCGTCTTGACCATGTCGGTCATCGGATCGATGGCCGTTTCGGTGATCTCGCCGCGTTCGCGCGGCGCAAGCCAGGCCGAGGCGGCCTGGCCGAGATTTTCGAGCGCCCGGGCGAAATTCATCGCCATGGTCTCGGGATCCTTCAACAGATAGGGTTTGAGATCGGTCGCGTCGAAACCGGTCTTGTCGCCATTTTTCTGGCCGCCACTCTCCTGCTTGCTGTCGGTCACCATTTCCTCCGGCGGCAGCACTCTTTTTATCCGTTTGTTGTACATCGTGACCGAACGAGAAAACAAGTTCCAGCCGCATCGGCTCGTGCTATTGCTTTGTGGCTGCGACAAATTTAACAGTCGAAGCAATCAGAACTGGATTTTGAGGCATGATCAAGAACGGCATTCGGCCCATCGCAACCTTCAACCGCACCGCATTGATCTGCGCCGCGGCGGCGATGGCCCTTGCCGGATGCAATCTGACGGCGGAGGAAAAAGCCGCAGCCGCCGCCAAGCGAGCGGCGCCGACCGCCGTCGTCATGCCGGCAACCAAGGGCGAGGCGGTGGAGGGTGGTCTGATGAAGTCGCCAGACGGCTATCCGAATTTCGGCGCGCCGCTGACGGCCGCCAATGTCCAGATGAGCGACGAGCAGGCGGCCGAACTGCAGCATCAGCTGACAGCACTTGCTGCCCGCCGCAAGGCCGGCACGATCTCGGAAGCCGAATATCAGGCCAAGGTCACCGAAATGCGCCGCCTCGCCGCCGAGCATGGTCCGCAAACGCTCTCCGAAATCTCCAAATAAGCCTTGCCTTTCAGGCAATTTGGACGCAAAGCCTTCGGCAAGGATCGGAAGATGCGATTTTCCCGATAATGCGTGATTGTGCGGCCTTTCCGTCAAAGATTTGCCGTGTGATTTAGGTCTGATGAATACGGCGCTGCGATTGTGAAGTTCGTGTCGCAGCCGCCGGGAGACGGAACGAACTTCGACCGCGGCCCGAAATGCCGCCTTTCCATGGGGAATGAAATGGAAGAGTTTCACAAAGTCCGGCGTTTGCCGCCTTATGTTTTCGAACAGGTCAACCGTTTGAAAGCAAGCGCGCGAGCGGGCGGCGCCGATATCATCGATCTCGGCATGGGAAACCCTGACCTTCCCACTCCCCAGGCGATCGTCGACAAGCTGTGCGAGGTCGTGCAGGATCCGCGCACCCACCGTTATTCCTCCTCCAAGGGCATACCGGGCCTGCGCCGCGCCCAGGCCGCCTATTATGCCCGCCGTTTCGGCGTCAAGCTCAACCCGGATACGCAGGTGGTCGCCACCCTCGGCTCCAAGGAGGGCTTCGCCAATATGGCGCAGGCGATCACCGCGCCCGGCGACGTGATTCTCTGCCCGAATCCCACCTATCCGATCCACGCCTTCGGCTTCCTGATGGCCGGCGGCGTGATCCGCTCGATGTCGGTGGAGCCGGACGAGACTTTCTTCCCGCCGCTTGAGCGCGCGGTCCGGCATTCGATCCCGAAGCCCCTGGCGCTGATCCTCAACTATCCCTCGAACCCGACGGCCTTTGTCGCGACGCTCGATTTCTACAAGGACGTCGTCGCCTTCGCCAAGAAGCACGACATCATCGTGCTCTCCGACCTCGCCTATTCGGAGATCTATTTCGACGACACGCCGCCGCCGTCGGTTCTCGAAGTGCCGGGCGCAATGGATGTGACGGTCGAGTTCACCTCGATGTCGAAGACCTTTTCCATGCCTGGCTGGCGCATGGGCTTTGCCGTCGGCAACGAGCGGCTGATCGCTGCGCTCACCCGCGTCAAATCCTACCTCGATTACGGCGCCTTCACGCCGATCCAGGTGGCGGCGACGCATGCCCTGAACGGCGACGGCTCCGACATTGCCGAAGTGCGCAACGTCTATAAGCGCCGCCGCGACGTCATGGTCGAAAGCTTCGGCAAGGCCGGCTTCGATGTGCCTCCGCCGGCAGCCACCATGTTCGCCTGGGCGAAAATCCCGGAAAAGTTCCGTCATCTCGGTTCGCTGGAGTTTTCCAAGCTGCTGGTCGAGAAGGCCGACGTCGCCGTTGCTCCGGGCATCGGCTTCGGCGAGATGGGCGACGACTATGTCCGTCTGGCGCTTGTCGAGAATGAACACCGCATCCGTCAGGCTGCGCGCAACATCAAGAAGTTCATGTCGACCGCAGACCAGACGATGCATAATGTCATCTCGCTCAACGCCCACCGTTAATTCCAACTCTTGGGCAGCCGCGTTCGGCGGCTGCCGCCACACATACATTCAGGATCGATCCATGGCAGATGCCCTCAAAATCGGCATTGCGGGCTTAGGCACCGTTGGCGCCTCGCTTGTCCGCATCATTCAGCAGAAGAGCAACGAGCTTGCCGTCACCTGCGGACGTCCGATTACGATCACCGCGGTTTCCGCGCGCGACAAAACGCGGGACCGGGGCGTCGATCTTTCTGCCGTCGCCTGGTTCGATCGGCCTGAGGATCTGGCCGAAAAGGGTGATATCGACGTCTTCGTCGAGCTGATGGGCGGCGCCGAAGGGGCTGCCAACGTCTCGGTGCGCGCCGCACTTCAGCGTGGTCTCCATGTGGTGACAGCCAACAAGGCGCTGCTCGCCTATCACGGCGTCGAGCTTGCGACGATCGCGGAAGAGAAGGGCTCGCTGTTGAATTTCGAGGCGGCGGTCGCCGGTGGCATCCCCGTCATCAAGGCGCTGCGCGAATCGCTGACGGGCAACGCCGTCTCGCGCATCTATGGCATCATGAACGGCACCTGCAACTACATCCTGACCAAGATGGAGAAGGAGGGGCTTTCCTTTGCCGAATGCCTCAAGGAAGCGCAGCGGCTGGGTTATGCCGAAGCCGATCCCGCCTTCGATATCGAAGGCAACGACACCGCCCACAAGCTTGCCATCCTGACGACGCTTGCCTTTGGCAATCGCATCGCGGCCGACGACATCTATCTCGAAGGCATCACCAATATCTCGATCGAGGACATCCACGCCGCGGCCGAACTCGGTTACCGCATCAAGCTGCTCGGCGTTGCCCAGCGCACCGAGACCGGCATCGAACAGCGTGTACACCCGACCATGGTCCCGGTCGATTCCGTCATCGCCCAGGTCGACGGCATTACCAATGCGGTGGCAATTGAATCCGACGTACTCGGCGAACTGCTGATGGTCGGTCCAGGCGCCGGCGGCAATGCGACGGCCTCGTCCGTGCTTGGCGATATCGCTGATATCGCCAAGAGCCAGCCGGGTGCTCAGCGCGTGCCGGTGCTCGGCCATCCCGCAAAGGCGCTGGAGCCTTACCGCAAGGCGCAGATGCAGAGCCACGAGGGCGGATATTTCATCCGCCTGACTGTGCTCGACCGCACCGGCGTCTTTGCAAGCGTCGCCACCCGCATGGCGGAAAACCACATCTCGCTCGAATCGATCGTCCAGCGCTCCACGCAGCACCTGGCCCCATCGCATCACCAGACGATCATCCTCGTCACCCATGCGACGATGGAAGAGTCCGTGCGCAAGGCGGTCGCCTCGATAAGGTCGGAAGGCTACCTCTTCGGCGAGCCGCAGGTGATTCGTATCGAACGGCCGAAAGAAGAAGCTTAAGCATTTTTCGCCTGGTAGTATCAGCCGCTCTGTCTCTGGCAGGGCGGCTTTTTCTGTTAATCGTTCAGCCTCCCCAGCGGAAGTCTATATTACCAAATGCCGAAATATTGATATAAATAAAACCATAGATGGTGAGTCGCCGGCGTGGAGTATTTCATGAGCAAGGACAGCCACGCCGGAAAGGAGCATGGCAGCCCGAGCAAGGTGCCGCCAGCCCGCCCTGATATGTTTGCAGACATCCTCAAGCCGGCGCGCCCTGACATTCGGGACGACAGCCATGACGGGGCCTTTGACGATGAACACACGGAAGGCCGTAACTGGGCCATTCTGCTGACGCTGTTTTCGTTCTTCTTGGTGCAAATCGGTGGCATCGCCGTGATCGTCTGGCTGATCTTCTGGTAAAAATCCGTGTCTGCAAATCCGTCGCTATGTTATCTCCGCTGCTCCTGTAGAAAGAACAGATGAAGTCAGCGGAGTTTGGCATGGCAGATCTCGTCGATCCGGTACCGCGCGCGTTTCTCGGCGTGGAGAAATCCGCACTCGACAATCGCTGGGTTGCAAGACTCGATCAGGCCGGCCAGAACCGGGCGCTCGCCATGGCGCAGGTTCACGGGCTGCCGGATCTGATCGCCCGTGTTCTCGCAGGACGCGGCGTCCGGGTGGACGAGGCGATCGAATTCCTCGATCCGACGATCCGCAGCCTGATGCCCGATCCCCACACGCTGACGGATTGCGAGAAGGCGGCTACCCGCCTCGTGCGTGCGATCGAGCGCGGCGAGAGCGTGGCGATTTTCGGCGATTATGACGTTGACGGCGCGGCCTCCTCGGCGCTGATGTTCCGCTTTCTCAGCCATTTCGGGGTCAAGGCGAACATCTACATTCCCGATCGCATCTTTGAAGGCTACGGCCCCAATCCGGCGGCGATCAACCAGCTGATCGACAATGGCGCTCGGCTGATCGTCACCGTCGATTGCGGCTCCACCAGCCACGAGGCGCTTGCGGCGGCTGCGGCGCGCAATATCGATGTCGTCGTTATCGATCACCACCAGGTGACACATGAGCTGCCGCCCTGCCATGCGCTGGTCAACCCGAACCGCGAAGACGATCTGTCGGGGCAGGGGCATCTGTGCGCGGCCGGCGTCGTCTTCATGGTGCTGGTCGCGACGCTGAGGCTGCTGCGAGCGGCCGGCAACAAGCGCATCATGGCCCTCGACTTGTTGCAATGGTTGGATATCGTGGCGCTTGCGACAGTCTGCGATGTCGTGCCGCTGAAGGGGCTCAACCGCGCCTATGTGGTGAAGGGGCTGGTCGCCGCCCGCCACCAGAGCAATGCCGGCCTTGCCGCGCTCTTCCGCAAGGCGGGGCTCGCGGGGCCCGTGACCCCCTATCATTTCGGCTTCCTGATCGGCCCACGCATCAATGCCGGCGGCCGGATCGGTGACGCCGCACTCGGAAGCCGCCTGCTGACGCTCGATGATGCCGGCGAGGCGGAGGTGATCGCGCAGCGCCTCGACGAGCTCAACCGTGAACGTCAGGCGATGGAGGCGATGATGCTGCAGGAGGCGGAAGCCGAGGCGCTTGCCGAATATGGCGACGGCGAGGGCGCCTCCATCATCGTCACCGCCCATGAGAAGTGGCATCCGGGCATCGTCGGGCTGATCGCCGCGCGGCTGAAGGAGAAATTCAAGCGGCCCGCCTTCGCGATCGCTTTCGATCCCTCCGGCCGCGGCACCGGCTCAGGCCGCTCCATCAACGGCTTCGACATGGGCAGGATGGTGCGGGCTGCGGTCGAGGAGGGCATCCTCGTCAAGGGTGGCGGCCATGCCATGGCGGCCGGGCTGACGGTCGAGCGCGCCGATCTCGGCAGGTTGAGGACCTTCTTTACGGAGAAGGCCGCAAGGACGGTGGCGAGCCTCGTCG
This DNA window, taken from Rhizobium etli CFN 42, encodes the following:
- the recJ gene encoding single-stranded-DNA-specific exonuclease RecJ → MADLVDPVPRAFLGVEKSALDNRWVARLDQAGQNRALAMAQVHGLPDLIARVLAGRGVRVDEAIEFLDPTIRSLMPDPHTLTDCEKAATRLVRAIERGESVAIFGDYDVDGAASSALMFRFLSHFGVKANIYIPDRIFEGYGPNPAAINQLIDNGARLIVTVDCGSTSHEALAAAAARNIDVVVIDHHQVTHELPPCHALVNPNREDDLSGQGHLCAAGVVFMVLVATLRLLRAAGNKRIMALDLLQWLDIVALATVCDVVPLKGLNRAYVVKGLVAARHQSNAGLAALFRKAGLAGPVTPYHFGFLIGPRINAGGRIGDAALGSRLLTLDDAGEAEVIAQRLDELNRERQAMEAMMLQEAEAEALAEYGDGEGASIIVTAHEKWHPGIVGLIAARLKEKFKRPAFAIAFDPSGRGTGSGRSINGFDMGRMVRAAVEEGILVKGGGHAMAAGLTVERADLGRLRTFFTEKAARTVASLVANETLKIDGAIGASGATLELIDRLEAAGPYGSGHAQPLFAVPAHRVRDARLVGEKHVKVTLEAMDGSRLDGIAFRAADTGLGNLLINSRGASLHVAGSLGAEHYQGARRIQLRVCDAAPAK